From one Ooceraea biroi isolate clonal line C1 chromosome 7, Obir_v5.4, whole genome shotgun sequence genomic stretch:
- the LOC105277594 gene encoding cuticle protein 18.6: MGLALVNRSIAGVIPLDGGVLHDHHASVASSYMHFHGPVQGPEYEVKVPHVVLDHHFGEHNYLHQEHEHRHHDGYTVDYVANPKYEFSYGVEDHHTGDFHGQKESRDGGKVSGEYTVKDPGGTLRVVSYHADKEGFHAVVHTSGKNDHSGGVYGGQGQGHDVDGHLHEYAAALAGVGY; encoded by the exons ATGGGCCTCGCTCTGGTCAATCGATCAATCGCCGGCGTGATACCGCTGGACGGCGGCGTTCTCCATGATCATCATGCCTCGGTGGCTAGCTCGTACATGCACTTCCACGGGCCGGTGCAGGGTCCGGAGTACGAGGTGAAGGTGCCGCACGTCGTGCTGGACCACCACTTCGGCGAGCATAACTACCTGCATCAGGAGCACGAGCATCGCCACCACGACGGCTACACGGTCGACTACGTGGCGAATCCGAAGTACGAGTTCTCGTACGGCGTCGAGGACCATCATACCGGCGACTTTCACGGCCAGAAAGAGTCCAGGGACG GGGGCAAAGTGTCGGGGGAGTACACCGTCAAGGATCCGGGCGGCACTCTGCGAGTTGTCAGTTATCACGCGGACAAGGAGGGCTTCCACGCGGTGGTGCACACTTCCGGAAAGAATGATCATTCGGGTGGGGTCTATGGTGGTCAGGGCCAAGGGCACGATGTGGATGGCCACCTTCACGAGTACGCCGCCGCGCTCGCGGGCGTGGGCTattga